AGAGGCTAAAGTCAGCATGGAACAGGCCCGGACGATTGCCCTCAAGGCCCATCCCGGCAAAATTACCGACGAGGAACTGGAGCCGGAAAAAGGCGGCAGCGGCCTGCGCTATTCCTTCGACATTCAACGTGGCAAGGTCACGCAGGAAGTTGGCGTGGACGCAAGGACCGGCCAAGTACTGGAAAATGCCCCGGAAGGACCCAATGCGGATTAACCCCCGGCAAGACGCATCGCGGATTGTATTGGGTACTGCATTGAACTAAACTGGAAAAGCTGACATCGCCCAGGTTTCAAGGGCGATCAAGGCGAATTCACCAACTTTTGAAAGGAGATTCAAATGAACAAGCTATTGCCCGCTCTCGTCGCTGCCGCGTTTGCCACGGTGACGGTCTCCGCTTTCGCAGCGGACGCCGCTGCGCCCGCGGAGGCGCCAAAGGCCGAAGCCGCTAAACCCGCCAAACCTGTGGAAAAGATGGTTAAGAAGCACAGGAAAGAATCGAAGAAGGCCGAAATGAAGGAAGAAAAGGCCGAAAACAAGAAGGAAGAAATGCACGAGACCAAGAAACAGGAAATGAAGGAAGAAATGAAGAAATAGCAGGGCAGGCAGGGACGCGCTGGACATTGCTTCGGCAAGCCAGCGCGACACCCGAAAATCGATT
Above is a genomic segment from Gammaproteobacteria bacterium containing:
- a CDS encoding PepSY domain-containing protein; amino-acid sequence: MATVLGLVLAMAAAHASAYTGQKFAGEAKVSMEQARTIALKAHPGKITDEELEPEKGGSGLRYSFDIQRGKVTQEVGVDARTGQVLENAPEGPNAD